The Coregonus clupeaformis isolate EN_2021a unplaced genomic scaffold, ASM2061545v1 scaf1405, whole genome shotgun sequence genome contains the following window.
aactattagtgtagggattcgtatagaactattggtgtagggattcatatataactattagtgtagggattcatatagaactattagtgtagggatttatatagaactattgatgtagggattcatatagaactattagcgtagggattcatatataactattagtgtagggattcatatataactattagtgtagggattcatgtagaactattagtgtagggattcatatataactattagtgtagggattcatatagaactattagtgtagggattcatatagaactattagtgtagggattcatatagaactattagtgtagggattctatagaactattagtgtagggatttacatagaactattagtgtaggattcatatagaactattagtgtagggattcatatagaactattagtgtagggattcatatagaactattagtgtagggattcatatagaactattagtgtagggattcatatagaactattagtgtagggattcatatagaactattagtgtagggattcatatagaactattagtgtagggattcatatagaactattagtgcagggattcatatagaactattagtgtagggattcatatagaactattagtgtagggattcatgatAGAACTAccagtgtagggattcatatagaactattagtgtggGATTcaagaactattagtgtagggattcatatagaactattagtgtagggattcatatagaactattagtgtagggatttcatatagaactattagtgtagggattcatatagaactattagtgtagggattcatatagaactattagtgtagggattcatatagaactattggtgtagggattctatataactattagtgtagggattcatatagaactattagtgtagggatttcatatagaactattgatgtagggatccATATAGAACTATTAGCGTAGGATTCATATATAACTATTAGTGTAGGATTCAtataactattagtgtagggatcatgtagaactattagtgtagggattcatatagaactattagtgtagggggattcatatagaactattagtgtagggattcatatagaactattagtgtgagggattcatatagaactattagtgtagggattcatatagaactattagtgtagggattcatatagaactattggtgtagggattcatagaactattagtgtcgggattcatatagaactattagtgtagggattcatatagaactattagtgtagggattatatagaactattgatgtagggattcatatagaactattagtgtagggattcaatagaactattagtgtagggattcatatagaactgttagtgtagggattcatatagaactattgatgtagggattcatatagaactattcgtgtgggattcatatagaactattagtgtagggattcatatagaactattagtgtaggattctatagaactattggtgtagggattcatatagaactattagtgtagggattcatatagaactattgatgtagggattcatatagaactattcggtgtagggattcatatagaactattagtgtagggattcatatagaactattagtgtagggattcatatagaactattagtgtagggattcatatagaactattgatgtagggattcatatagaactattggtgtagggattctatagaactattagtgtagggattcatatagaactattgatgtagggattcatatagaactattagtgtagggattcatatagaactattcgtgtggattcatatagaactattagtgtagggattcatatagaactattagtgtagggattcatatagaactattagtgtagggattcatatagaactattcgTGTAGGGATTCATAGAACTATTCGTGTaggggattcatatagaactattagtgtagggattcatatagaactattagtgcagggattcatatagaactattggtgtagggattcatatagaactattagtgtagggattcatatagaactattagtgtagggattcatatagaactattgatgtagggattcatatagaactattcgtgtagggattcatatagaactattagtgtagggattcatatagaactattgatgtagggattcatatagaactattcgtgtagggattcatatagaactattagtgtagggattcatatagaactattagtgtagggattcatatataactattagtgtagggattctatagaactattagtgtagggattcatatataactattagtgtagggattcatatagaactattagtgtagggattcatatagaactattagtgtagggattcatatagaactattagtgtagggattcatatagaactattagtgtagggattcatatagaactattagtttAGGgatcatatagaactattagtgtatggattcatatagaactattagtgtagggattcatatagaactattagtgtagggattcatatataactattagtgtagggattcatatagaactattgatgtagggattcatatagaactattgatgtagggattcatatagaactattagtgtagggattcatatagaactattagtgtagggattcatatagaactattgatgttgggattcatatagaactattagtgtagggattcatatagaactattagtgtagggattcatatagaactattagtgtagggattcatatagaactattagtgtagggattcatatgtaactattagtgtagggattcatatagaactattagtgtagggattcatatagaactattagtgcagggattcatgtagaactattagtgtagggattcatgtagaactattgatgtagggattcatatagaactattagtgtagggattcatatagaactattagtgtagggattcatatatacagtggggcaaaaaagtatttagtcagccaccaattgtgcaagttctcccacttaaaaaaaatagagaggcctgtaattttcatcataggtaccacgtcaactatgacagacaaattgagaaaaaaaaatccagaaaatcccattgtaggattttttaatgaattattgcaaattatggtggaaaataagtatttggtcacctacaaacaaacaagatttctggctctacagacctgtaacttcttctttaagaggctcctctgtcctccactcattacctgtattaatggcacctgtttgaacttgttatcagtataaaaagacacctgtccacaacctcaaacagtcacactccaaacttcacaatggccaagacccaAAGAGcttcaaaggacaccaaaaaacaaaattgtagacctgcaccaggctgggaagactgaatctgcaacaggtaagcagcttggtttgaagaaatcaactgtgggagcaattattaggaaatggaagacatacaagaccactgataatctccctcgatctggggctccatgcaagatctcaccccgtgggtcaaaaatgatcacaagaacggtgagcaaaaatcccagaaccacacggggggaccctagtgaatgacctgctgagagctgggaccaaagtaacaaagccaaccatcagtaaacACTAcgcgccagagactcaaatcctgtgaatgcagacgtgtcccctgcttaagccagtacatgtccaagcccgtctgaagtgcatttggatgatccagaagaggattgggagaatgtcatatggtcagatgaaaccaaaatataacttttttggtaaaaactcaactcgtcatgtttggaggacaaagaatgctgagttgcatccaaagaacaccatacctactgtgaagcatggggttggaaacatcatgctttgggtctgttttttctgcaaagggaccaggactgactgatccgtgtaaaggaaagaatgaatgggccatgtatcgtgagattttgagtgaaaccctccttccatcagcaagggcattgaagatgaaacgtggctgggtctttcagcatgacaatgatcccaaacacaccgccgaacactgaaggagtggcttcgtaagaagcatttcaacgggtcctgggtggcctagccagtctcagatctcaaccccataggaaaatctttggaggggagttgaaagtctgtgttgcccagcgacagccccaaaacatcactgctctagaggagatctgcatggaggaatgggccaaaataccagcaacagtgtgtgtaaAACCttggaagacttacagaaaacgtttgacctgtgtcattgccaacaaagggtatataacaaaagtattgaggaaacttttgttattgaccaaatacttattttccaccatcatatgccaataaattcataaaaaaatcctacaatgtgattttctggatttttttctaattttgtctgtcatagttgacgtgtacctatgatgaaaatgacaggcctctctcatctttttaagtgggagaacttgcacaattggtggctgactaaatactttttttccccactgtaactattagtggagggattcatatagaactattggtgtagggattcatatagaactattagtgtagggattcatatataactattagtgtaggtattcatatagaactattagtgtagggattcatatagaactattgatgcagggattcatatagaactattggtgtagagattcatatagaactattagtgtagggattcatatagaactattagtgtagggattcatatagaactattagtgtagggattcatatataactattagtgtagggattcatatagaactattgatgtagggattcatatagaactattagtgtagggattcatatagaactattagtgtcgggattcatatagaactattagtgtagggattcatatggaactattagtgtagggattcatatagaactattagtgtagggattcatatagaactattagtttagggattcatatagaactattagtggagggattcatatagaactattagtgtagggattcatatagaactattagtgtagggattcatatagaactattagtggagggattcatataactattgatgtagggattcatatacactgagtgtaccaaaaACTTgaaacaacttcctaatattgagttgcacccccttttgccctcagaacagcctcaattcgtcggggcacgtactctacaaggtgtcgaaagcgttccacagggatgctggcccatgttgactcaatgcttcccacagttgtgtcaagttggatggatgtcctttgggtggtggaccattcttgttacacacgggaaactgttgagtgtgaaaaacccacccgcggtgcagttcttgacacattcaaaccggtgcgtttggcacctactaccataccccggtCAAAGGTACTTTAAtattttcttgcccattcactctctgaacggcacatacacaatccatgtctcaaggcttaaaaatccttctttaacctgtctcctccccttcatctacactgatttgaagtggatttaacaggtgacatcaataagggatctgtcacggattccgccgaggctgctcctcctccttgctcgggcaggcttcggcgttcgtcgtccccggagtactagctactgccgatcgatgtttcggtgtttgtcttgtgttgtctagtttgtacacctgttacttattttgtgttgattgtgtaacatataagttcccttgttttacgtttggcctttgtgtgttattgtcatttTGTCCTGTTTGATGTTCGGCATATCTAGTTCGCCTTTTAAGCACTGAGCGTGTTACTCCTCCAGTGTTGTGGAGacttttgttttgtgcgtgttaacttgaagtaaagtagtcatcttgatcctctgtgtcctgccgcgtacacatcaccccttttgacaggatcatagctttcacctgggttcacctggtccGTCTGTGTCATGGGAAGAGCAGTGTACAACCAATGGTATAAGAATTAATGTGGAACTAATGAGTATGATATCAGTCTATAATGAATGAGTAACAATGGAGGACTTTGTCTATGTCTTGTCCCACTAATGGACTCAACAACATTGTCTATGTCTTGTCCCACTAATGGACTCAACAACATTGTCTATGTCTTGTCCCACTAATGGACTCAACAACATTGTCTATGTCTTGTCCCACTAATGGACTCAACAACATTGTCTATGTCTTGTCCCACTAATGGACAGTGATAAGACAGTTTTGCTTTCATAGAGGAATTTATTATTACGTGTCCCAACACGTTCAGTCTAAAGTGCTTTCTAGCTAATGTTCTGTTAGCATAACCGTTTCTGATACTGAGTAGCCAAACAACATTATCTGACCCTAACTAGGTCACATTACATGGTCAGGTAAGAGGAAGGGATgtatgcagttgaagtcggaagtttacatacacttaggttggagtcattaaaactcgttttttcaaccactccacacatttcttgttaacaaactatcgttttggcaagtcggttaggacatctactttgtgcatgacgcaagtaatttttccaacaattgtttacagacagattatttcacttataattcactgtatcgcaattccagtgggtcagaagtttacatacactaagttgactgtgcctttaaacagcttggaaaaatccagaaaatgacgtcatggctttagaagcttctgataggctaattgacatcatttgctggaggaaacaggtacaaaagtatctatatccacagtaaaacgagtcctatatcgacataacctgaaaggccgctcagcaaggaagaagccactgctccaaaaccgccataaaaaagccagactacggtttgcaactgcacattgggacaaagatcgtacttttgggagaaatgtcctctggtctgatgaaacaaaaatagaactgtttggccataatgaccatcgttatgtttggaggaaaaagggggatgcttgcaagccgaagaacaccatcccaacccgtgaagcacggggtggcagcatcatgctgtgggggtgctttgctgcaggagggactggtgcacttcacaaaatagaaggcatcatgaggaaggaaaattatgtggatatattgaagcaacatctcaagacatcagtcaggaagttaaagcttggtcgcaaatgggtcttccaaatggacaatgaccccaagcatacgtccaaagttgtggcaaaatgtcttaaggacaacaaagtcaaggtattggagtggccatcacaaagccctgacctcaatcctatagaacatttgtgggcagaactgaaaaagcgtgttcgggcaaggaggcctacaaacctgactcagttacaccagctctgtcaggaggaatgggccaaaattcacccaattaattttgggaagcttgtggaaggctacacgaaacgtttgacccaagttaagcaatttaaaggcaatgctaccaaatactaattgagtgtatgtaaacttctgacccactgggaatatgctgaaagaaataaaagctgaaataaatcattctctctactattattctgacattttacattcttaaaataaagtggtgatcctaactgacctaagacaggaatttttactaggattaaatgtcaggaattgagtataaatgtatttggctaaggtgtatgtgaacttctgacttcaactgtatgtagaagtacagtagagttaggtagtacTGAACCAATGAAATACAGAACAACTACAGCACCAATGATACAGTAAGTCAAAGCAGAGGCATTTCCAACCTTCAGAAAACATCTATAAGAGCTGAAGAACATGACTGGACCCTGTATGGAAGATACTTTAAAACTCTGGACTGCACTCTTATGAGTCGTCTATCTACTGTAGGAAAACAGCTGTAGAATTCAGGTCATCACATCTAAAACCCTATCCTGTCTATCCTCTAGCCAGGTCCCAGACCTGCTGGTGCGATCATGTCGACATGGTGCTTTACGTGGGACGGTGGCCCCCCAGGCTATACATCCTTTAGTGGAACTCTCGGTCCTCCCTGTTGACGTACACCAACCCGTGGTCTCCGTAGGCGTCGTAGCTCTCATAGAAGGTCTGTTGGAGCCAGGCAGGCTGGTAGGAGGTGGTGCTGTAGAGGAAGGCCTCCATTATGCTGCCAGACGCtgggctcccctctctcccctctaccttcCAGTCCTCCAGCTCCAGCTGAACGGAGGTGCGTTGGTACATGGTCGGGCAGCCCTCGAAGGTGTCCAGGAAGCTCAGCATGGTGTCATCCACCCTGTACACCTCCCCGTGGACCCTGTGGCCCTCCCCGGGACGGTTCAGCAGGGCGGGGATGTTGTACTTCCCGGCGATCACCAGCGGGTAGCCGTCTACGGTGCGGGCGTGACCACAGAACTCCGCCTTCCCGTTCCCTTGGTCCGGCAGCATCCTGAAGTAGTTGGGCTGACCCTTCTTCAGAGTCCCATAGACAAAGATAGAAGTCATCTGGACCGGCGGGAGGTAGATCTGGAAACGGGACAAAATATGGAACACTTAGTTGTCTCACGGTTAAAAATGGGCAACCTGCAGTTGCTACGTCCATTTTTTGACTTCTAAATTAATGATGtgtaccacaggaggctgctgagaggaggacagctcgtaataatggctggaatggaaaccatgtgtttgatgtgttcgatacctttccatttattccattgccctggaatggaaaccatgtgttcgaTGTGTTCGTCtcgtaataatggctggaatggaaaccatgtgttcgaTGTGTTCGATGcctttccatttattccattgcAGCCATGACAGCtcgtaataatggctggaatggaaaccatgtgttcgaTGTGTTCGTCtcgtaataatggctggaatggaaaccatgtgttcgaTGTGTTCGTCtcgtaataatggctggaatggaaaccatgtgttcgaTGTGTTCGTCtcgtaataatggctggaatggaaaccatgtgttcgaTGTGTTCGTCtcgtaataatggctggaatggaaaccGTGTGTTCGATGTGTTCGATGcctttccatttattccattgcagccattactatgagcccgtcctccccaattaaggtgcagccattactatgagcctgtcctccccaattaaggtgcagccattactatgagcccgtcctccccattactatgagcccgtcctccccattactatgagcccgtcctccccaatactatgagcccgtcctccccattactatgagcccgtcctccccattactatgagcccgtcctccccaatactatgagcccgtcctccccaatactatgagcccgtcctccccaattcaggtgcagccattactatgagcctgtcctccccattactatgagccgtcctccccattactatgagcccgtcctccccaatactatgagcccgtcctccccaatactatgagcccgtcctccccattactatgagccgtcctccccattactatgagcccgtcctccccattactatgagcccgtcctccccattactatgagcccgtcctccccattactatgagcccgtcctccccattactatgagcccgacctccccattactatgagcccgtcctcctcattactatgagcccgtcctccccattactatgagcccgtcctccccattactatgagcccgtcctccccattactatgagcccgtcctcctcaatactatgagcccgtcctccccaatactatgagcccgtcctccccaattcaggtgcagccattactatgagcctgtcctccccattactatgagccgtcctccccattactatgagcccgtcctccccattactatgagcccgtcctccccattactatgagcccgtcctccccattactatgagcccgacctccccattactatgagcccgtcctcctcattactatgagcccgtcctccccattactatgagcccgtcctccccattactatgagcccgtcctccccattactatgagcccgtcctccccattactatgagcccgtcctccccattactatgagcccgtcctccccattactatgagcccgtcctccccattactatgagcccgtcctccccaattaaggtgccacgaGCCTCCTGTGATGTGCacctattgattcttgaagaatataccgTAACTTATGAAGAATATACTGTAACTAATGAAGAATATACCGTAACTTATGAAGAATATACTGTAACTTATGAAGAATATACTGTAACTTATGAAGAATATACTGTAACTTATGAAGAATATACTGTAACTTATGAAGAATATACTGTAACTTATGAAGAATATACTGTAACTTATGAAGAATATACTGTAACTTATGAAGAATATACTGTAACTTATGAAGAATATACTGTAACTTATGAAGAATATACTGTAACTTATGAAGAATATACTGTAACTTATGAATGCCTCATGAgcatagttcaactgtcgtaccccatcagaacccacaATAGAAGCTTGTTTTTACTCtgttggattctagcttgaaatatCCTTATTTATGTTACCGTACTAGAACCTACTGCCGTCctatctcacacacatacacttccaCGCCCACCAAGGCTCTGGAGAGCAACTGTGTGCAGGTTTTTATTCCACCCCAGCACAAAACGTTaatcaaatgtatataaaaagaaTGAAGGTGCAGAAACCATAGATAGTTgatgattaatcatgcttgttaATGCTTGGGTGGAACGAAAGCATGCACGCCCAGTAGTTCTCCAAGACTGAGGTTTCGTTTTGAAAATGCATCAAAGAAAGAGTCATTTATCCGCCAGAAACGTCGTTTGATACAGTATCTACACAAGTCATAACCGAACCTGTATATCCACAACGTTGGATGATTATAGAATTAGAGACATTGAAACACAATGAGTTATTCTGCTTACCGACAGCAAAGTAAGTAAAGCCGCTCCTCGAACGCCTCTCATTAGTGTCTTGACCAAAAGTGAATAATGAACAGCTGTCTAAGATTGTTTTTCAGCTACTGTAATGTTCAAGCTGTGAACGAGGAAGCGGTTTCACCAACTCAACTCTCGCGAGATTTGTGAACACTGTTCATGCAGAGGGCTCCCTCTGTCGGCCGCAGCAAATATTGTGTCGTTGTGTTCTATGTTTGAACTGCTTTTGAAAGAAAAAGTCGAACAGTATATTGCAAATCGGATTTCATTGTTTCAATGAGAGCACAACGGTAAATGCCGTTAACCCATAAGGGAGgggggaattgttttaagaaggtcataccaaggatacgTTTGCTATTTCATTTTGAATTTTCAAACCCCTTGAAGTATCCAAAATATATAATGCACGGTATATTTTCAAGGTAGAATTCAATGTCAATAGttcattattacattttagtttgagctgcttttgaaagcagaTGTCGAACTGAAAACAGTATTGGTATttttgaattcgattttcatattatactgaactaaaatataaatgcaacatgcaacaatttcaaagattttactgagttacagttgatataaggaaatcagtcaattgaaataaattcattagggcctaatctatggattccatatcactgggcaggggcacagccatgggtgggccttggagggcataggcccacccactgaggagccaggcccacccactgcggagccaggcccacctactggggagccaggcccagccaatcagaatgagttatttccccacaaaagggctttattacagacagaaatactcaaaCACCACATCCACCTATGTAACACTTCCGCATATGTGGTGAAAGGTGAAAGGTGAAAGGTCGTCTGTAGTAGCGTCCGGTTTGGCCTGCAAACTATTATTACCCCTCTGTGGAATGATGACATGCTGAtcacactccagtccagtaggtggtggtaatgcatcttaaagtccagtccagttggtggtggtaatgcatcttaaagttggttgccaactgacatataaagaagaagaagaagaagcctgaactTGGTTTAccattttatctgtggattaattgtcggagtagaggaccttgtgcatttcaggtaaaataacaacccaatgtttatatcccaggacatattagctagcaacagcaagctagctgaattgccataaatgtttaatgctttttgacctgtccccaaattaatataattggttcagagtttattttgatatttcagcctgcgtgtcctgatcgcgtctggagTGGGGGGGACAAAATCAACTTGCGCGCGATGGTGCACATGGACGCACGTTTTCGTGCGGTCTGGGTAGCATGTTAGCGCCTGGTCATGCAGACGCTTGCGAgtagtgtgggtgcaatgattgaataacatgtatgtgtcattgtcctgttgaaaaacaatttatagtcccactaagcccaaaccagatgggatggtgtatcactgcagaatgctgtggtagctatgctggttaagtgtgacttgaattctaaataaatcacagacagtgtcaccagcaaagcaccccccccacacaccataacacctcctcctccatgctttacggtgggaaatacacatgcggagaacacccgttcatccacaccgcgtctcacaaagacacggcgtttggaaccaaaaatctccaatttggactccagaccaaaggacaaatttccaccggtctaatgtccattgctcgtgtttctggCCGAAgctggtctcttcttcttattggtgtcctttagtagtggtttctttgcagcaattcgaccatgaaggcctgattcacacagtcccctctgaacagttgatattgagatgtgtctgtgacttgaactctgtgaagcatttattcgggctgcaatttctgaggtgcagttaactctaaggaacttatcctctgcagcagagggaactctgggtcttccatgcctgtggcggtcctcatgagagccagtttcatcatagcgcttgatggtttttgaaactgctcttgaaatgttccgtattgactgaccttcatgtcttaaagtaatcatggactgtcgtttctctttgcttatttgagctgttcttgccataat
Protein-coding sequences here:
- the LOC123486985 gene encoding gamma-glutamylaminecyclotransferase-like; translation: MRGVRGAALLTLLSIYLPPVQMTSIFVYGTLKKGQPNYFRMLPDQGNGKAEFCGHARTVDGYPLVIAGKYNIPALLNRPGEGHRVHGEVYRVDDTMLSFLDTFEGCPTMYQRTSVQLELEDWKVEGREGSPASGSIMEAFLYSTTSYQPAWLQQTFYESYDAYGDHGLVYVNREDREFH